A DNA window from Alicyclobacillus vulcanalis contains the following coding sequences:
- a CDS encoding ABC transporter ATP-binding protein produces MIRIDRLEYRPILSEICAELDPGQVVGLVGPNGAGKTTLLRAMAGLLRPTQGAVHVLGEPIHAREPRWRARRVAYLPQFLPEEIPFAVREFVEMGRYSHHPSGALDASDRRHVNEALDAMGLVQLQDVPLAHLSGGERQRAAIARCLAQGAPILLLDEPIASLDIHYQLDILQRLRSFAADGRLVVIAIHHLELAMSYCDRTLCLDGGRLAADGPPERVFTPELLQRVFRVDARPFRDPHTGALRLSFSAALPSIPE; encoded by the coding sequence GTGATCCGGATCGACCGCCTCGAGTACAGGCCCATCCTCAGCGAAATCTGTGCCGAATTGGATCCCGGCCAGGTGGTCGGGCTCGTCGGCCCGAACGGCGCGGGAAAGACCACGCTCTTGCGCGCGATGGCGGGTCTTTTGCGCCCGACGCAGGGCGCCGTCCACGTGCTCGGGGAGCCCATTCACGCGCGCGAACCTCGCTGGCGGGCTCGGCGGGTGGCGTATCTCCCCCAGTTCCTCCCGGAGGAAATCCCGTTTGCCGTCCGCGAGTTTGTCGAAATGGGCCGCTACAGTCACCATCCAAGCGGCGCGCTGGATGCATCCGATCGCCGGCACGTGAACGAGGCGCTCGATGCGATGGGGCTTGTGCAGTTGCAGGACGTCCCGCTGGCCCATCTCTCCGGCGGTGAGCGCCAGCGTGCCGCCATTGCGCGCTGCTTGGCGCAAGGGGCGCCCATCCTGTTGCTCGACGAGCCCATCGCCAGTCTCGACATTCACTACCAGCTCGACATCCTCCAGAGGCTCCGGTCTTTCGCCGCGGACGGGCGCCTCGTCGTGATCGCCATCCACCACCTGGAGCTGGCCATGTCCTACTGCGACCGCACGCTGTGCCTCGACGGCGGACGCCTTGCGGCCGATGGACCGCCCGAGCGCGTGTTCACGCCCGAGCTGCTGCAGCGCGTGTTTCGCGTCGACGCGCGGCCGTTTCGCGATCCGCACACGGGCGCCTTGCGCCTCAGCTTCAGCGCGGCCCTCCCCAGTATTCCTGAATGA
- a CDS encoding TIGR00266 family protein, with protein sequence MEYQIHGTVMQTLEVRLQQGESVFSETGCLLSMTPGTYMETRAPGGLAGMFRRALSGNSVFLTYYRAARGESVVQFTTRMPGHILALPLRQYGRVIAERHSFLCAEDSVEYGVEVMLNIGRFLGGNGLALTHLAGTGMAFLSVDGEIVERDLARGESLLVHPGHIAAFTDGIDYRVQMMQGVTNLLFSGDGIFLVELTGPGRVWLHSVTVHNLVHIIQEYWGGPR encoded by the coding sequence ATGGAATACCAAATCCACGGCACGGTCATGCAAACCCTGGAGGTCCGCCTGCAACAGGGCGAAAGCGTGTTTTCGGAAACCGGCTGCCTGCTCTCGATGACGCCAGGGACGTACATGGAGACGCGCGCGCCGGGCGGCCTGGCTGGCATGTTCCGACGCGCGTTGAGCGGTAACAGCGTCTTCCTCACTTACTATCGGGCCGCGCGCGGCGAGTCCGTCGTCCAATTCACCACGCGCATGCCCGGCCATATCCTCGCCCTGCCGCTTCGCCAGTATGGCCGCGTCATCGCGGAACGGCACAGCTTCCTCTGCGCCGAGGACAGCGTCGAGTACGGTGTCGAGGTCATGCTCAACATCGGCCGCTTTCTCGGCGGCAACGGCCTCGCGCTCACCCACCTCGCCGGGACGGGCATGGCCTTTCTCTCCGTCGACGGCGAGATCGTCGAGCGCGATCTCGCCCGCGGCGAAAGTCTCCTCGTCCACCCCGGCCACATCGCGGCCTTCACGGACGGGATCGACTACCGCGTTCAGATGATGCAGGGCGTCACCAACCTGCTATTCTCGGGCGATGGCATATTCTTGGTCGAACTCACGGGACCGGGGAGAGTGTGGTTGCACTCGGTCACGGTGCACAACCTGGTGCACATCATTCAGGAATACTGGGGAGGGCCGCGCTGA
- the cydD gene encoding thiol reductant ABC exporter subunit CydD, with product MEPVRFKPQGLPAATRRERMTFVLASGASLLAGLLVLPQAWELSQIISRVFPREHGVDAGASAMAGLIAVVAARAILLAAAKGLSLRFASQVKRRMRREMLERMTALGPVEVRRHAAGTWRTWLTDGIDGMEAYLAGYLPQAAASAAVPVAILGFAAWEDRLTALILAATVPFMVLLLVLVGQAAQRATDQRFVALERLSGHFLDVVRGLWTLKVFGRSRAQADILERVADDYRRTTMQVLRLAFLSSLVTELFTMVSIGLVAVSLGIRLLSGHMDFGTALVLLLLAPEYYLPIRTAGAQYHAARDGVAMLERHREVLETASPAVVPQSARVVVPDIQPSGAVIEFRHVTARYPGAEVPALQDVSFRIGPRELVAIVGPSGAGKSTILAVLLGFLRPVSGEVLVEGVPLDQLDLDAFRARVGLVAQDPAWFHAALRDNLTWGGACGEAEMREALQLSGLDSVVSRLPAGVDTALDGERVQLSGGERQRLALARMILRRPAVALLDEPTSSLDLATERALEERIVPWLRQRTSLAVVHRLSLALAADRVLVLDGGRLVEQGPPDDLLQARGAFHAMVRRDHGEEVSA from the coding sequence GTGGAACCCGTGCGATTCAAGCCACAAGGTCTTCCCGCCGCGACGCGCCGAGAGCGGATGACATTCGTTTTGGCGTCGGGTGCGTCTCTCCTGGCCGGACTGCTCGTGCTGCCTCAGGCGTGGGAACTGTCCCAGATCATCAGCCGAGTGTTTCCGCGCGAACATGGCGTGGACGCTGGTGCGAGCGCGATGGCCGGACTCATCGCCGTGGTCGCGGCGAGAGCGATTCTCCTCGCCGCGGCCAAGGGGCTGTCGCTGCGCTTTGCGTCGCAGGTGAAGCGGAGGATGCGCCGCGAGATGCTGGAGCGCATGACCGCGCTCGGCCCGGTCGAGGTGCGCCGCCACGCCGCCGGGACGTGGCGGACGTGGCTGACGGACGGGATCGACGGGATGGAGGCGTATTTGGCAGGGTACCTTCCGCAGGCCGCAGCTTCGGCGGCTGTGCCCGTCGCGATCCTCGGCTTCGCGGCCTGGGAAGATCGCCTGACGGCTCTCATCCTGGCGGCCACGGTGCCTTTTATGGTGCTGCTTCTCGTTCTCGTGGGCCAGGCCGCGCAAAGGGCGACCGATCAGCGCTTCGTGGCCCTGGAACGCCTTTCTGGCCATTTTCTCGACGTGGTTCGCGGGCTGTGGACGCTCAAAGTGTTTGGGCGCAGCCGCGCGCAGGCGGACATCCTGGAGCGCGTGGCGGACGACTACCGGCGCACCACGATGCAGGTGCTGCGGCTCGCGTTCTTGTCGTCGCTCGTGACGGAGCTTTTCACCATGGTGAGCATTGGCCTTGTGGCGGTTTCGCTTGGCATCCGGCTGTTGAGCGGTCACATGGATTTTGGCACGGCACTGGTCCTGCTGCTGCTGGCTCCAGAGTACTACCTGCCCATCCGCACGGCGGGGGCGCAGTACCATGCGGCGCGCGATGGGGTGGCCATGCTCGAACGGCATCGCGAGGTGCTCGAGACGGCGTCACCGGCCGTCGTCCCGCAGAGCGCTCGTGTCGTCGTGCCGGACATCCAGCCGTCCGGGGCCGTGATCGAATTTCGCCACGTGACGGCGCGCTACCCCGGCGCTGAGGTGCCCGCCCTGCAAGATGTCTCGTTTCGCATCGGCCCGCGCGAGCTCGTCGCCATCGTGGGCCCAAGCGGGGCGGGGAAGAGCACCATCCTCGCCGTGTTGCTGGGCTTCCTCCGGCCCGTGTCAGGCGAGGTGCTCGTCGAGGGCGTTCCGCTTGACCAGCTCGATCTCGACGCGTTTCGCGCTCGCGTGGGGCTCGTGGCGCAAGATCCGGCGTGGTTCCACGCGGCGCTGCGCGACAACCTCACGTGGGGCGGCGCGTGCGGCGAAGCGGAAATGCGGGAGGCGCTTCAGCTGTCCGGCCTCGATTCCGTGGTCTCGCGCCTACCGGCTGGCGTCGACACGGCACTTGATGGCGAGCGCGTCCAGCTCTCGGGCGGCGAGCGGCAGCGGCTGGCGTTGGCTCGCATGATCCTTCGTCGGCCGGCTGTGGCCCTGCTGGACGAGCCGACGAGCTCGCTCGATCTCGCCACCGAGCGGGCGCTCGAGGAGCGAATCGTGCCATGGCTCAGGCAGCGCACATCGCTCGCCGTCGTGCACCGGCTGAGCCTCGCGCTCGCGGCGGATCGCGTTCTCGTGCTCGATGGCGGCCGCCTGGTGGAACAAGGCCCGCCGGACGACCTGTTGCAGGCGCGTGGGGCGTTTCATGCCATGGTGCGCCGCGATCACGGCGAGGAGGTGTCGGCCTGA
- a CDS encoding MDR family MFS transporter: MTLSATYEVQRTNQIVGPRKWWAFATVLLTMFFSSLDQTVVSTAMPTIISDLHGLNLYTWVFTAYMITSSITVPIYGKLSDVFGRKPFYLFGLVMFGIGSAISGQAHTMMELVWARAVQGIGAGAMMSMPRATVGDIFSPKERARWMGVMMAVFGLSSIVGPAIGGWITDDWSWRWVFYVNLPFVVIALLGVAVALPKVRTKDQVKVDWQGAAMLTVGLVPILLALTWAGSKYAWASPQIIGMLAGGVAVLAAFVVWETRAQDPLVAPWLFRNRIFTTSLILQLLVGMAMFGSLMYLPIFVQGVIGLNAQNSGWIMTPMMGGFMVGSMVSGQVMSKTGRYRHVAWLSGAVIVVGSGLLNRIDVHTSWPTIMVDMVVLGLGIGALMPLMNMAVQNAFPYRVMGTVNASQQFVSSLGGVIASPVFGSVLNRAFAHKLGVLLPPGLAAMKSKLGSLNPQALLTAQAQKAIAAQFSRFGAAGEALYHQLMQAVKLSLTFGIQRLFLVGLVFSVLTFIGTFFLPEVKLKGDEYFRGEPEEDAV, encoded by the coding sequence ATGACGTTGAGCGCCACGTACGAGGTGCAACGAACCAATCAAATTGTGGGACCGCGCAAGTGGTGGGCGTTTGCGACGGTCTTATTGACCATGTTTTTCTCGTCGCTCGACCAGACGGTCGTGTCCACCGCCATGCCCACCATCATCAGCGACCTTCACGGGCTGAATCTCTACACTTGGGTGTTCACGGCGTACATGATCACGTCGTCCATCACGGTGCCCATCTACGGGAAGCTTTCGGACGTGTTCGGGCGCAAGCCGTTTTATCTGTTTGGACTCGTCATGTTCGGCATCGGATCGGCCATCTCGGGCCAGGCGCATACCATGATGGAGCTCGTGTGGGCGCGCGCGGTTCAGGGCATCGGCGCCGGGGCGATGATGAGCATGCCGCGGGCCACGGTGGGCGATATCTTTTCGCCGAAGGAACGCGCCCGCTGGATGGGCGTGATGATGGCCGTGTTTGGCCTGTCGAGCATCGTCGGCCCGGCCATCGGGGGCTGGATCACGGACGACTGGTCGTGGCGGTGGGTGTTCTACGTGAACCTGCCGTTTGTCGTCATCGCGCTTCTCGGCGTGGCCGTCGCCCTGCCGAAGGTACGGACGAAGGATCAGGTGAAGGTGGACTGGCAGGGGGCTGCGATGCTCACGGTGGGACTCGTGCCCATCTTGCTCGCGCTGACCTGGGCGGGCAGCAAGTACGCCTGGGCTTCGCCGCAGATCATCGGCATGCTGGCGGGGGGCGTCGCGGTATTGGCCGCCTTTGTCGTCTGGGAGACGCGTGCGCAGGATCCGCTCGTTGCGCCCTGGCTGTTTCGAAATCGCATCTTCACCACGTCGCTCATTCTTCAACTGCTGGTCGGCATGGCGATGTTCGGCAGTCTGATGTACCTGCCGATTTTCGTGCAGGGCGTGATCGGGCTGAACGCGCAGAACAGCGGCTGGATCATGACGCCGATGATGGGCGGTTTCATGGTCGGCAGCATGGTCTCTGGACAGGTGATGTCGAAAACAGGGCGCTATCGGCATGTGGCCTGGCTGTCGGGCGCGGTCATTGTCGTGGGATCGGGCCTGTTGAACCGAATTGACGTTCACACGTCCTGGCCCACCATCATGGTGGACATGGTCGTCCTCGGGCTTGGCATCGGCGCGCTCATGCCGCTGATGAATATGGCGGTGCAAAATGCGTTCCCGTATCGGGTGATGGGAACGGTGAATGCGAGCCAACAGTTCGTGAGCTCGCTGGGCGGCGTGATCGCGTCGCCTGTGTTTGGCAGCGTGTTGAACCGGGCGTTTGCTCACAAGCTCGGCGTTCTTCTGCCACCGGGGCTTGCCGCGATGAAGTCCAAACTGGGTTCTCTGAATCCGCAAGCGCTCTTGACCGCGCAGGCCCAGAAGGCCATCGCGGCGCAGTTCAGTCGCTTCGGCGCGGCGGGAGAGGCGCTTTACCATCAGTTGATGCAGGCGGTCAAGTTATCGCTCACCTTTGGGATACAGCGGCTGTTTCTCGTCGGCCTCGTGTTTTCGGTGCTGACCTTCATCGGCACGTTTTTCCTGCCTGAGGTCAAGCTGAAGGGCGACGAGTACTTCCGCGGTGAACCCGAGGAGGACGCGGTGTAA
- a CDS encoding MarR family winged helix-turn-helix transcriptional regulator, which produces MKGDMDALTERFAQSLGALAHEFGPQVLNRLHTGLTAGQFFTMRMIRSEGRLKVSQLAERLEVTPSAITVMIDRLEHHGYVSRLRDEEDRRVVVIELTEAGRAKLAEVERAWHNMMREMVSRIEPGKVEQCVSALETMVDAARHLREEPFADAPGRQEV; this is translated from the coding sequence ATGAAAGGGGATATGGACGCGCTGACCGAGCGGTTTGCGCAATCGCTCGGGGCCTTGGCGCACGAATTCGGACCACAGGTGCTGAACCGCTTGCACACCGGCCTGACGGCTGGCCAGTTTTTCACCATGCGCATGATTCGCAGTGAGGGGCGGCTCAAGGTGTCGCAGCTGGCCGAGCGCCTTGAGGTGACGCCGAGCGCCATCACGGTGATGATCGACCGGCTCGAGCACCACGGGTATGTGTCTCGCCTGAGGGATGAAGAAGATCGGCGCGTCGTCGTGATCGAGCTGACCGAAGCTGGGCGCGCCAAGCTCGCGGAAGTGGAGCGAGCGTGGCACAACATGATGCGGGAGATGGTGTCTCGCATTGAACCGGGCAAAGTGGAGCAGTGCGTGAGCGCCCTCGAGACGATGGTCGACGCAGCGAGGCATCTGCGAGAGGAACCGTTCGCCGACGCTCCCGGCCGACAGGAGGTATGA
- a CDS encoding cytochrome ubiquinol oxidase subunit I codes for MPSEVVLARWQFGITTVYHFFFVPVTIGLVYLIAIMETLYVAKRDDRYKRMAKFWGKIFLINFAVGVVTGILQEFQFGMNWANYSRFVGDVFGAPLAIESLLAFFLESTFLGVWMFGWEKLSKRMHLASIWLVALGTTLSAFWILTANAFMQHPVGYTLKGGRAEMSSFGALITNPQLWYEFPHVFLGSLVTGAFVVMSLSAYPLLRKRHLDVFVPSFGIAAIMAAAASFLTMVVGHEQAQYLLVSQPMKLAASEALWTTSGNPAPWTLFAVIHPSAHQNSWAIQIPYLLSVLSYNRLHGSVPGILELQQQMQARYGPGNYVPDVIAVFWSFRIMVFAGLVMFLASVWGVWRLVRNRLVHGRRYLRMMLPAFGLPLCANSMGWIMTEMGRQPWVVYGLQLTKDGVSPTVSAPEVLTTLIGFTVLYGLLAVVDVFLIARVVRQGPVEEDHGEEAEPVAPAML; via the coding sequence ATGCCCAGCGAAGTCGTGTTGGCGCGTTGGCAATTTGGCATCACAACGGTCTACCATTTCTTTTTCGTTCCGGTGACCATCGGGCTCGTGTACCTCATCGCCATCATGGAGACGTTGTACGTCGCGAAAAGGGACGACAGGTACAAGCGGATGGCCAAGTTTTGGGGGAAGATTTTCCTCATCAACTTTGCGGTCGGCGTGGTGACGGGTATCCTCCAGGAATTCCAGTTCGGGATGAACTGGGCCAATTACTCGCGCTTCGTCGGCGACGTGTTCGGCGCCCCGCTCGCCATCGAATCCTTGCTCGCTTTCTTCTTGGAGTCGACGTTTTTAGGCGTCTGGATGTTTGGCTGGGAGAAGCTGTCGAAGCGCATGCATCTCGCGTCCATCTGGTTGGTTGCGTTAGGGACCACGCTTTCCGCGTTCTGGATTCTCACGGCGAATGCGTTTATGCAGCATCCCGTCGGTTACACCCTGAAAGGCGGCCGCGCCGAGATGTCGAGCTTCGGCGCGCTCATCACCAATCCACAGCTGTGGTACGAGTTCCCGCACGTGTTCCTGGGATCGCTCGTCACGGGCGCGTTCGTCGTCATGAGCCTCAGCGCGTATCCGCTGTTGCGCAAACGCCACCTGGACGTGTTCGTTCCGTCCTTTGGCATCGCGGCCATCATGGCGGCTGCAGCGAGCTTCTTGACCATGGTGGTTGGACACGAACAAGCGCAGTATCTGCTGGTGTCGCAGCCGATGAAGCTTGCCGCCTCGGAGGCGCTGTGGACGACGAGCGGAAATCCGGCGCCCTGGACGCTGTTTGCCGTCATTCATCCGAGTGCGCACCAGAACAGCTGGGCGATTCAAATCCCATACCTGCTGAGCGTCCTCTCGTACAATCGCCTGCACGGAAGCGTTCCGGGCATTCTCGAGCTTCAGCAGCAGATGCAGGCGCGCTACGGACCAGGCAACTACGTCCCAGACGTGATCGCCGTCTTCTGGAGCTTCCGCATCATGGTGTTCGCCGGCCTCGTGATGTTCCTGGCGTCCGTGTGGGGCGTGTGGCGCCTGGTGCGAAACCGGCTTGTGCACGGCCGGCGGTATCTGCGGATGATGCTGCCCGCCTTCGGTCTTCCTCTTTGTGCGAACAGCATGGGCTGGATCATGACGGAGATGGGCCGCCAGCCGTGGGTGGTCTACGGTCTGCAGCTGACGAAAGACGGTGTCTCACCCACGGTGTCCGCGCCCGAGGTGCTCACGACGCTCATCGGTTTCACGGTGCTGTACGGGCTGCTCGCGGTGGTGGACGTGTTCCTCATTGCGCGGGTTGTGCGGCAAGGGCCCGTCGAAGAGGACCACGGAGAGGAAGCGGAGCCGGTGGCTCCCGCGATGCTGTGA
- the cydB gene encoding cytochrome d ubiquinol oxidase subunit II: protein MTLQAFWFAVIAVLFIGFFFLEGFDYGVGILVPFLGKTDDERRLLINTIGPFWDANEVWFITAGGAMFAAFPGWYATLFSGFYMALFLLLVALIGRGVAFEFRSKVDRTSWRTFWDWVIFGGSLLPPMLWGVALANMMHGVPIDSHGNFVGSFWDLINLYAVMGGVSMTLLFVLHGALFISLRTSGVLQERARAAATAIGAWATALTFLFVVLSYLETDMFTRRGIDPGVVPILAGLALFSVQFFLRAKRDGWAFLMTGLTIVLSTITVFMDLFPRVMVSSLNPAWSLTIYNTASNPYSLKVMTIVALTVVPFVLLYQGWSYWVFRKRLSSDHPLEY from the coding sequence ATGACGCTTCAAGCGTTTTGGTTCGCGGTCATCGCCGTGTTGTTCATTGGGTTCTTCTTCCTCGAAGGCTTTGACTACGGCGTCGGCATCCTGGTGCCGTTTCTCGGCAAGACGGACGACGAGCGGAGGCTCCTCATCAACACGATTGGGCCGTTTTGGGATGCCAATGAGGTCTGGTTCATCACCGCGGGCGGCGCGATGTTTGCCGCATTTCCAGGCTGGTACGCCACCTTGTTCAGCGGATTCTACATGGCGCTGTTTCTGTTGCTTGTGGCGCTCATCGGCCGCGGCGTCGCGTTTGAATTCCGAAGCAAGGTGGATCGAACCTCCTGGCGGACGTTTTGGGACTGGGTCATCTTCGGGGGGAGCCTGTTGCCGCCCATGTTGTGGGGGGTGGCGCTGGCCAACATGATGCACGGCGTACCCATCGATTCGCACGGAAATTTTGTGGGCTCGTTTTGGGATCTCATCAACCTGTACGCCGTCATGGGCGGCGTGAGCATGACCCTGTTGTTTGTTCTGCACGGGGCGCTCTTCATCTCGCTGCGAACGTCTGGCGTCCTGCAGGAGCGGGCCCGCGCGGCTGCCACGGCGATCGGCGCGTGGGCGACGGCACTCACGTTTCTGTTTGTGGTGCTTTCCTACCTGGAGACCGACATGTTCACGCGCCGCGGGATCGATCCGGGCGTCGTGCCCATCCTCGCCGGGCTGGCGCTGTTCTCGGTGCAGTTTTTCCTTCGCGCGAAACGGGACGGATGGGCGTTTCTCATGACGGGATTGACCATCGTACTGTCCACCATCACGGTGTTCATGGACCTGTTCCCGCGCGTGATGGTGAGTTCGCTCAATCCCGCGTGGAGCTTGACGATTTACAACACGGCGTCGAACCCGTATTCGCTGAAGGTCATGACCATCGTCGCCCTCACCGTGGTGCCGTTTGTGCTCCTGTATCAGGGATGGAGCTATTGGGTGTTTCGCAAGCGTCTCTCGAGCGATCACCCGCTCGAATACTGA
- the cydC gene encoding thiol reductant ABC exporter subunit CydC, whose product MQPLRFMVSWLREAKGRMAGSLTLSMGTALASTAMMATAGYLISASALEPPTILMLWVPIVAVRFFGTSRAALRYLDRLVSHDAILRLAARLRARVYAYLDAHPGAWAGRRTSEALDLILADMDRVQNLVLRVVLPFASACGASALSAVWLWRIHETLGLAFVAGAALASIVLPALVVGLTARWEKARNEVRRDRLAAMDDLARGLEELLAHGLAARALGEMEALEAKENRLALRIDLAKAAAEGALYAAAMTTVALVTGEAARLHVAGQLPGPMVAAVALCTVASFEPWTALGAAYADLQAMAQSVSRLADTVSARGPKRMAAPRPPEPQAQPAPPSPSATGGQGARPSASSSPTSAHRVPQDIVLSARGLSCRRGDVWAVRGVDLDLRRGQRVAIVGDSGAGKTTLAEALLGLVHPEAGDVFWFGRRLSALADTEFRQRVTVVPQDGYVFHTTLRQNLLLARPDARDDDLAHALAVAQLGDLVARLPMGLDTWVGDRGHALSGGERQRIALARAVLRGAEVVVCDEPTASLDVETERAFIEAFFRAMEGRAVLWITHRMTGLERMDEILVMQGGRVVERGAHRELWQRGGVYRKLWEFGHDGALASARAFSARSDAPAPRPPLAGQTPT is encoded by the coding sequence ATGCAACCGCTGCGCTTCATGGTGAGCTGGCTTCGTGAGGCCAAGGGTCGGATGGCAGGAAGCTTGACCCTGTCGATGGGTACGGCGCTCGCCTCCACCGCCATGATGGCGACGGCCGGCTACCTCATCTCGGCCTCTGCCCTCGAGCCGCCCACCATCCTGATGCTCTGGGTGCCCATTGTGGCCGTGCGGTTTTTCGGCACGAGCCGAGCGGCCCTGCGCTACCTGGATCGGCTCGTGTCTCACGACGCGATTTTGCGACTGGCGGCCAGACTTCGCGCGCGCGTGTATGCGTACTTGGATGCCCATCCCGGCGCCTGGGCGGGGCGAAGGACGAGCGAAGCGCTCGACCTCATTCTCGCGGATATGGACAGGGTGCAAAACCTCGTGCTGCGGGTGGTGCTCCCGTTCGCGAGCGCTTGCGGTGCCAGCGCGCTTTCCGCCGTGTGGCTGTGGCGGATCCACGAGACGTTGGGGCTCGCGTTTGTAGCCGGTGCCGCGCTTGCGTCCATCGTCTTGCCGGCGCTCGTCGTAGGACTCACGGCTCGTTGGGAGAAGGCGAGGAATGAGGTGCGCCGAGATCGCCTCGCAGCGATGGACGATCTCGCCCGTGGGCTCGAGGAGCTTTTGGCGCACGGGCTCGCGGCACGGGCGCTTGGCGAGATGGAGGCGCTTGAGGCGAAGGAGAACCGTTTGGCGTTGCGGATCGATCTGGCCAAGGCGGCTGCCGAGGGCGCGCTGTATGCCGCGGCGATGACGACCGTCGCGCTTGTCACCGGCGAAGCGGCGCGCCTGCACGTTGCGGGGCAGCTCCCTGGCCCAATGGTGGCCGCCGTTGCGCTCTGCACCGTGGCCTCGTTCGAGCCGTGGACGGCCCTTGGCGCGGCGTACGCGGATCTCCAAGCGATGGCGCAGTCGGTCTCGCGCCTCGCGGATACCGTCTCGGCTCGCGGCCCGAAGCGCATGGCCGCGCCTCGGCCGCCGGAGCCTCAGGCGCAACCGGCGCCGCCAAGCCCATCCGCCACAGGCGGGCAAGGCGCGCGCCCGTCGGCGTCGTCGAGCCCCACGTCGGCCCACCGCGTCCCGCAGGATATCGTGCTCTCCGCCCGCGGTCTCAGCTGCCGCCGCGGCGACGTGTGGGCCGTTCGGGGCGTCGATCTCGACCTGCGGCGCGGCCAACGCGTGGCCATCGTCGGCGACAGCGGGGCGGGGAAGACGACACTCGCCGAGGCCCTTCTCGGGCTCGTCCACCCGGAGGCGGGCGACGTGTTCTGGTTTGGGCGGCGCTTGAGCGCGCTCGCGGACACGGAGTTCAGGCAGCGGGTGACCGTGGTGCCGCAGGACGGCTACGTGTTTCACACCACGCTCCGCCAAAACCTCCTGTTGGCGCGGCCCGACGCCCGCGACGACGACCTCGCGCATGCGCTCGCCGTGGCGCAGCTTGGCGATCTCGTCGCGCGGCTGCCCATGGGACTGGACACTTGGGTGGGCGACCGCGGGCACGCGCTGTCGGGCGGCGAACGCCAGCGCATCGCGCTGGCGCGGGCCGTCCTGCGCGGTGCGGAAGTCGTCGTCTGCGACGAGCCCACGGCCTCCCTCGATGTCGAGACCGAGCGGGCGTTCATCGAGGCGTTCTTTCGGGCCATGGAAGGCCGGGCGGTCCTATGGATCACCCATCGCATGACGGGTCTTGAGCGCATGGACGAAATCTTGGTGATGCAGGGCGGCCGCGTCGTCGAGCGGGGCGCACATCGCGAGCTGTGGCAGCGGGGCGGCGTGTACCGCAAGCTTTGGGAGTTCGGACATGACGGAGCGCTCGCAAGCGCCCGCGCGTTCAGCGCGCGGTCTGACGCGCCAGCGCCTCGGCCGCCGCTTGCGGGTCAGACGCCGACATGA
- a CDS encoding FecCD family ABC transporter permease gives MTRRRALAFGALGLLLAISAALEIGIGPVSVPFWKIPGDTWRYAMGDRGLDAVVVGAIRWPRLLVAMLAGSALALAGCVLQAILRNPLADPGVIGVSSGGALGAVLSVATGLASRYPASTPAMAFAFGLAVAGIIYRLATQARRTDMYRLLLAGVALGSLSSAIITAILDLSPLQEMQEMMFWLFGGLDGSDWREAALLAAVNAGALALFLRFAFAYDIFSTGEEHAEAVGVDVERLKRLSLVASALIVGVAVSTTGVISFVGLIVPHILRRVVGANHRPLLAASAMGGAALLTLSDLVGRTIVAPTELNVGIVTSCLGVPFFLYLLFQQRRGRGAEG, from the coding sequence ATGACGAGGCGCCGCGCCCTGGCCTTTGGCGCGCTCGGGCTCTTGCTCGCGATCTCGGCCGCCCTTGAGATCGGCATCGGGCCCGTGTCGGTGCCGTTTTGGAAAATCCCGGGCGACACCTGGCGCTATGCGATGGGCGATCGCGGCCTCGATGCCGTGGTGGTGGGAGCCATCCGCTGGCCGCGGCTTCTCGTCGCGATGCTGGCCGGTTCGGCCCTCGCCCTCGCTGGCTGCGTGCTTCAGGCCATCCTGCGCAATCCGCTGGCCGATCCCGGCGTGATCGGCGTGTCGAGCGGGGGGGCGCTTGGGGCCGTGCTGTCGGTGGCCACCGGGCTCGCCAGCCGGTACCCGGCCTCCACGCCGGCCATGGCCTTCGCCTTCGGCCTTGCGGTGGCAGGCATCATCTACCGCCTCGCCACGCAAGCGCGGCGAACGGACATGTATCGCCTGCTGCTCGCGGGCGTGGCGCTCGGCTCGCTGTCGAGCGCCATTATCACCGCGATCCTGGATTTGTCCCCGCTGCAGGAGATGCAGGAGATGATGTTCTGGTTGTTCGGGGGATTGGACGGATCGGACTGGCGGGAAGCCGCGCTCCTCGCCGCGGTCAACGCCGGGGCGCTCGCCCTCTTTCTGCGCTTTGCGTTTGCCTACGACATCTTCAGCACCGGTGAGGAACACGCGGAAGCCGTGGGTGTCGACGTGGAGCGGCTCAAGCGCCTGTCGCTGGTGGCGTCCGCGCTCATCGTCGGCGTCGCGGTCAGCACGACGGGCGTCATCTCCTTCGTCGGCCTCATCGTGCCGCACATCCTCCGGCGCGTCGTCGGCGCCAACCACCGCCCCCTCCTCGCCGCATCGGCGATGGGGGGCGCCGCGCTTCTCACGCTCTCCGATCTCGTCGGGCGGACCATCGTCGCGCCGACAGAACTGAACGTCGGCATTGTGACGTCGTGCCTCGGCGTTCCATTCTTTCTCTATCTCCTATTTCAGCAGCGGCGCGGAAGGGGGGCTGAAGGGTGA